The following proteins come from a genomic window of Gadus chalcogrammus isolate NIFS_2021 unplaced genomic scaffold, NIFS_Gcha_1.0 GACHA106, whole genome shotgun sequence:
- the LOC130378861 gene encoding uncharacterized protein LOC130378861, whose product MKDKTPPQILEVVEKAKKDVCDLLKNGRAFSYAVLKQIVSSPNPLEGLIEELKYHHLFVTGVPPPLPIGNPRLVTETLSECPGEAPGETEPSVVESCGSDELFQCRQEKTYTKDKMVKAKDLGILKKHSADHPLLKRFADYLKNDYENAKYQQEVDTVSRYLYFADPTEPSLKFVNDREKLRDFLGQQAKAGYKAQTSGNYIKCLKRFLEFHLTRTGLRQDDGELYRQCTLYLSFLTSSQSVLSKQASKEIVQKRHALLFDKSQPTPRECLAVLDKGEGDLVKIMNQLDDSSSSSLSMTECIFVLYYLEAIVILRHCQRPCVVQSMKVKEWLERKHADDDSIVFVKDHKTAAHFVVSIVLSKKEEAWFEKYYNKVRPQLLAGERKRKRDEQDEKDGDDFFFVSSRGKPIYNAAGDLIKLQQKCNVPQVSSQVVRRVFETAANRLDDPQKKAVSDYLG is encoded by the exons ATGAAGGATAAGACACCACCACAGATCCTAGAGGTGGTTGAAAAGGCCAAGAAAGATGTGTGTGACCTCCTGAAGAATGGACGGGCTTTTAGTTATGCAGTCCTGAAGCAAATCGTCTCATCACCAAATCCACTCGAAGGATTGATTGAGGAGCTGAAATACCATCACTTGTTTGTGACAggagtccctcctcctctgcccattGGTAATCCAAGGTTGGTCACCGAAACCCTTTCTGAATGCCCTGGGGAGGCACCCGGAGAGACAGAGCCATCTGTTGTGGAATCTTGCGGCAGCGATGAGCTTTTTCAATGTAGACAAGAGAAAACGTATACCAAAGACAAAATGGTGAAAGCGAAGGATTTAGGCATTTTGAAAAAGCATTCAGCAGATCATCCATTGCTCAAGCGCTTTGCCGACTACCTAAAGAATGATTACGAAAATGCAAAGTACCAACAGGAGGTTGACACTGTTTCCCGGTACCTGTATTTTGCTGATCCTACGGAACCATCTTTGAAGTTTGTCAATGACAGAGAGAAGCTCAGAGACTTCCTGGGTCAACAGGCTAAGGCAGGGTATAAGGCGCAAACATCAGGAAATTACATCAAGTGCTTGAAAAGGTTCTTGGAGTTCCACTTGACAAGGACCGGCTTGAGACAGGATGACGGGGAGCTCTATAGGCAGTGCACATTATATTTGAGTTTTTTAACTTCTTCACAGAGTGTCCTCTCTAAGCAAGCGAGCAAAGAAATTGTGCAAAAGAGGCATGCCTTGTTGTTTGACAAAAGTCAACCCACACCTCGTGAATGCTTGGCTGTTCTTGATAAAGGTGAAGGTGACTTAGTGAAAATCATGAATCAACTTGATGAcagttcttcttcctccctgagTATGACTGAGTGCATATTTGTGCTATACTATCTTGAGGCAATTGTCATACTAAGACACTGCCAACGGCCATGTGTGGTGCAGAGCATGAAG GTCAAGGAATGGCTTGAACGGAAACACGCAGATGATGATTCAATCGTTTTTGTAAAGGACCACAAGACGGCTGCACATTTTGTGGTCTCAATTGTCCTGtccaagaaggaggaggcgtggtttGAGAAATATTACAACAAAGTGCGGCCACAGCTCCTTGCTGGCGAAAGGAAACGTAAGCGAGATGAGCAGGATGAGAAGGATGGAGatgattttttctttgtgtcctcCCGCGGTAAGCCAATTTACAATGCAGCTGGTGATCTGATAAAGCTCCAGCAAAAGTGCAACGTCCCCCAGGTGAGCAGCCAGGTTGTACGGAGGGTATTTGAGACAGCAGCTAACCGCCTGGATGACCCTCAGAAGAAAGCAGTTTCTGACTACCTgggatga